Proteins co-encoded in one Synechococcus elongatus PCC 6301 genomic window:
- a CDS encoding HAD family hydrolase, which yields MVCLLIAERITNRVFADMLNELGLLVTLDDMFEQFVGHSMADCLKLIERRLGNPPPPDFVQHYQRRTRIALETHLQAVPGVEEALDALELPYCVASSGDHQKMRTTLSLTKLWPRFEGRIFSVTEVPRGKPFPDVFLLAADRFGVNPTACAVIEDTPLGVAAGVAAGMQVFGYAGSMPAWRLQEAGAHLIFDDMRLLPSLLQSSPKDNSTALPNP from the coding sequence ATGGTGTGCTTGTTGATAGCGGAACGCATCACTAATCGCGTCTTTGCAGACATGCTCAATGAACTGGGTCTGTTGGTGACTTTGGATGACATGTTTGAGCAGTTTGTGGGTCATTCCATGGCTGACTGTCTCAAACTAATTGAGCGACGGTTAGGCAATCCTCCACCCCCTGACTTTGTTCAGCACTATCAACGCCGTACCCGTATCGCGTTAGAAACGCATCTACAAGCCGTTCCTGGGGTTGAAGAGGCTTTGGATGCTCTTGAATTGCCCTACTGTGTTGCGTCCAGTGGTGATCATCAAAAGATGCGAACCACACTGAGCCTGACGAAGCTCTGGCCACGATTTGAGGGACGAATCTTCAGCGTGACTGAAGTACCTCGCGGCAAGCCATTTCCCGATGTCTTTTTGTTGGCCGCCGATCGCTTCGGGGTTAATCCTACGGCCTGCGCTGTGATCGAAGACACCCCCTTGGGAGTAGCGGCAGGCGTGGCGGCAGGAATGCAAGTGTTTGGCTACGCGGGTTCCATGCCCGCTTGGCGTCTGCAAGAAGCCGGTGCCCATCTCATTTTTGACGATATGCGACTGCTGCCCAGTCTGCTCCAATCGTCGCCAAAAGATAACTCCACAGCATTGCCCAATCCCTAA